A single genomic interval of Selenobaculum gibii harbors:
- a CDS encoding NUDIX hydrolase has translation MQFIKELHHYLPINEQEISDKKAMSLMIEKFPDTILLRDNTLAHIAVSGFIVNQTYDKTLMIHHNIYQSWGWTGGHADGDSNLLQVAIKEAKEETGISQAAPLTNSLAGIDILPVFSHMKQGKFVNTHLHLCFSYLLLADESETLQYKPDENSGVKWLPFSQISNYCSEAHMIPVYEKLIQKVKYYANK, from the coding sequence TTATCTACCAATAAACGAACAAGAAATCTCAGATAAAAAAGCGATGAGTCTAATGATTGAAAAATTTCCCGATACAATTTTATTACGTGACAACACACTTGCTCATATAGCTGTTTCTGGTTTTATTGTCAATCAAACTTATGATAAAACCTTGATGATTCATCATAATATCTATCAATCCTGGGGATGGACTGGTGGACACGCGGATGGGGATAGTAATTTATTGCAGGTTGCAATAAAAGAAGCAAAAGAAGAAACGGGAATCTCACAAGCTGCACCACTTACTAATTCACTTGCCGGAATTGATATTCTCCCTGTATTCAGTCATATGAAACAAGGGAAATTCGTCAATACACATTTACATCTTTGTTTTTCTTATCTGCTTCTTGCTGATGAGTCAGAAACATTACAATACAAACCTGATGAAAACAGCGGAGTAAAATGGCTACCCTTTAGTCAAATTTCTAACTATTGTTCAGAAGCTCATATGATCCCTGTATATGAAAAATTAATTCAAAAGGTAAAATACTATGCAAACAAATAG
- the mutY gene encoding A/G-specific adenine glycosylase, whose translation MQTNSTTMILKEIVTPLLRWYHSHARILPWRENPNPYFVWISEIMLQQTRVEAVKPYFDRFISALPTVESLAEVPENELLKLWEGLGYYNRARNLQKSAQEIVINHDGKLPANYKKLLSLPGIGPYTAGAIASIAYQIPVPAVDGNVLRVITRLLASRDDIMKEKTRKKIESYLAQVIPANEAGNFNQSLMELGATVCLPKGAAKCYSCPLKQICLSFAEDCISEIPVKTPKKTKRIESYTMLRLQYENKIALQKRPSTGLLASLWELPHLDNHMGQAQIIHYLQEKNYKVKNITPLPPSKHIFTHIEWHMIGYYIELEQIPAKSNYHWISPQNLIDDYAIPTAFKGYL comes from the coding sequence ATGCAAACAAATAGTACAACAATGATACTTAAAGAAATCGTTACACCCTTACTCCGTTGGTATCATAGCCATGCACGCATTTTACCTTGGCGTGAAAATCCTAATCCTTACTTCGTCTGGATATCCGAAATCATGCTCCAACAAACACGCGTCGAAGCAGTGAAACCATATTTCGATCGTTTTATTTCTGCCTTGCCAACCGTTGAGTCATTAGCTGAAGTTCCCGAAAATGAATTATTAAAACTTTGGGAAGGATTAGGATACTATAACCGTGCGCGAAATTTGCAGAAATCAGCACAAGAAATTGTTATAAATCATGATGGAAAGCTTCCTGCAAACTATAAAAAGCTTCTTTCCTTGCCTGGAATTGGGCCATATACGGCGGGAGCAATCGCTTCTATCGCTTATCAGATCCCCGTTCCAGCAGTTGATGGAAATGTTTTAAGAGTGATTACACGTTTACTAGCAAGTCGCGATGATATTATGAAAGAAAAAACTCGCAAAAAAATTGAATCGTACCTTGCGCAAGTTATCCCCGCAAATGAAGCGGGTAATTTTAATCAATCCTTAATGGAACTCGGTGCAACGGTTTGTTTACCAAAAGGAGCCGCAAAATGCTATAGCTGCCCGCTCAAGCAAATTTGTTTGAGTTTCGCTGAAGATTGCATAAGTGAAATCCCTGTCAAAACACCTAAAAAAACGAAACGCATCGAAAGTTATACAATGCTTCGCTTACAATATGAAAATAAAATTGCTTTGCAAAAAAGACCATCCACCGGCTTACTTGCAAGCCTATGGGAATTACCTCACCTAGATAATCACATGGGCCAAGCACAAATAATTCATTATCTCCAAGAAAAAAACTATAAAGTAAAAAATATTACTCCGCTTCCGCCTTCCAAACACATTTTCACCCATATTGAATGGCATATGATAGGATATTATATTGAGTTAGAACAAATCCCTGCCAAAAGCAATTATCATTGGATTTCACCACAAAACCTTATAGATGATTATGCCATACCA